TTTTGGTAGCGTTACCGTCAACACCCCGTTTTTATACTTGGCATCGACTGCGTTTGCATTCACCTCGCATGGAAGCTGAATCCGCATGTTTCTTCACAAACCGTCTTCTGATACGAACATGATCCTGAAGCTGACGTCGCGCAGCATCAAAAGCATCGCGAAGAGCAACATAAATATCTTTGTGAGCAAAATTTTTCCCGGGATCGCGATTGGTCACAATTTCTTCTCCAGGGATATGCATCTGAACGGTGACATGAAACGTGTTTCCCTGATGATGTCGGTGAGGAGACTCGATAACCACATGACATCTCAGAATCTTGTCGGCAAAGCGGTAAAGTTTTTCCGCCTTTTCTCGAACAAAAGTTTCAACCGCGTCTGAATGTGGAACATCTTTAAACGTAATTTGTAATGGGATCATGATAGAAAACCTCATAGTTGTGCATCACCGTCTTCTCCCGCAAATACTATTTAATGACGAGCCTCATGATTCTCGGCATTACCTTTTGGCATTCCTTGATGTTCTCCCTCTTGTTGTGTCTCTCTTATGCAAAAAAAATCGTTGTCGTGGGGATGATAAAAATCATCCTTCATTATGATTCTTCTTATCGCTCTCTTTTCTTCATTCAGAGATACGGAAAACAGAACTTCTAAAAAGGAGGAACGATGACAGAACTACGTGCAAAAGATATTATGACTACAGAAATCTTAACGGTCGCAGAAGAGATGTCAGTAAAAGCGTTGGCGGAAGCGCTCGTTGAACACGAAATCACAGGAGTTCCTGTCACCAACTCAAGAGGCAAACTGATTGGTGTCGTTTCTACAAGTGACATCGCGCAATATGAAGCTGGTCGCGGTGAAATAACCGAAACCATGTCGCCTTCCCTTTTTTGGATGAGCAGTGGCGGCTATGTGCCGGATCTTCGAAATCTTCCTGAAGAGGATGTGCTTGTCCGCGACATTATGACTCCAACGGTTTATTCGGTGAAGGAAGAAACCAAAGTTCGCGATATCGCACGCACCATGATTTCCGGACGCATTCATCGCGTTTTGGTCACGCGTAACGATCGCTTTGTGGGAATTGTCACGAGCCTTGATCTTCTGAAAGTGCTGTTTGATTAAATAAAATTTATCTACGACTCACTCTGAAATAAAATGAGTTCTTCAGTGCCAATATTACTATAATAAAAAAAGTCCGGTTTGCTCGTGAGAAATGAAAATCCACAATGCGGACACTGAATAGTGTTGTTGAAAAGTTCGCTCTTTTTTAATGATGAGATCATTCCCTGCATCGGTGATGGGAAAATTGTTTTGCAGCGTGCACAACGAAGCATGAGCGCCTGACAAATAATGTAGGAGAAGAGCTGTAATCTTTCAACAACCAGAGCAATAAGTTGTTCGACGGAATAATCTTCTAAAGGTTTTAACGCTGTACCATACGGAGCAAACACCGGAATTTCATGATGGTTATCGAGTATGGGAAAAAATTTATCCTGAAATGTAACAATATGTGATTTGCAAATAGCCTCATCTTGTATTTCCATCAGTTCAGTGTTGAGGATCAATGCTGCTCGCAACAATCTATTGATATCTGACCAATAAACAATTCCGTGATCGAAATACTTATCGCTTGGAAGAAAAACATGGTTCTGAAAAGACCAGGTCATAATATGGGGATTGTGTACCGAATCGCGGGAAGGAGAAAGGAAACCTCCTTTTTCAAAATCATTTTTAATACGATGAACCGTTGAGAGATTACAGTCGAGGAGGTAGGCAAGTCGAACTGATGTATGATAATCTTTCTCCTTCTTGTGTTTTATCTTATGACTCACCGACAACAAATAGAGAACATCAGCTCGTAATGAAACTCCACAGAGATACCTATATCGGAGCTGTGCATTTGTGCGCAAAATCCAGTCGTGATCCTGCAGTTTTTCTCGTGGTAACACGTCGTGAAAAAGAATTCCCCATTTTAAAAAAAGGGTGTCTTTATCTCCCCAACCCTTCTGAGACATCGTTGTTGAAAGGGGAATCTCCTTCCAGGTCGGTGTACACATTCGCTGGCACTGCTTGATGACGGTTTTCCACTGTGATGGTGACTGCTTCTCCAAAAAAGCGCCAAGAAAACGCGCGACCCATTCATCCTTTTCTTTTTGAATAAGTGTTTTTAACCTTTCTTGATTTACAACGTCACCATATCGCTTGAACCAATACCAAACTCCATCATACAAACGACCATCGTATCGAACCACATCAGCAAAAAGAAGTATCGAAGCTTCAATATCGGTCGAAAAGAGATTCGTTCCAGATGCGCCAAGAAGTCCGAGGCGATTCCATTGAGCCCACGCAAGATCGAGAACGATCTTAAGAAGTTCTTTGTGATATTTTTTCTGCGACATCGGAATACCCCAATTTCAACGCTCGTTGATAAAAACCTTCAGGAAGTCCCATTGATGTCAGGATTTCAGGACCAGCATTCATCCAGCGTTGTGGTAAGCCATAATTTTCGGAAATGATCTTTACTGCTTCAGACAATTGTTCAGGCCATGGTGTCGGAAAAATGGTATCGATATCTTTTGTAGTGATCCGATCGGTTAAATCCAGAAACATCAACGCTGCACCGCCGCAAATGCCAAGGATGAGAGATGGACCATCAAGCTGATCATAAATCCTTCCCACTTCACGAAGATATCGAACAATCTGTTCTTTGTTGATTTCAGAAGACATGAATGAATGCTCTCATTGAATTGTGTAATACGCAATATATAATTGCTTAATAAGCAATATTTTAGTGCGAAAAACGCAAATAAAAATTCTACCGAATCACGTTTAAAAGATCGCCGATGGCGGCGTAAGATCTGAAAGGCGGGAAAATATAAGCGCCGCCGGTGACTTCTTTCATCGCATGAATCGCTTCGAGCATTTCAGAGGCAACACTCATGCCGACTTGACGCTGTGTCTCTGTTGTTTTCGCTGATTCCATGCGACTCATGACCTTCTTCGGAATTTGCATGCCAGGAACTTCGTTATGAAGAAACTCAGCGCTGCGAAGTGAGGTCAACGGTAAAATGCCAACAAAGATCGGAATTTTTGGAATAGAGTGAATGCGCTTAAAAAATTCTTCAACGCGCTCCACTTCATAGACTGGTTGCGAGAAAACAAACTCAGCGCCCGCAGCAACTTTGCGCGCAAAGCGATCAACTTCAAGGTCAATATCCACAGCGCCTGGATTCACACCACAACCGAGAAGAAACTTCGTCGAGCCTTTGATCGGGCGGCCCGCAAAATCGAGTCCTCGATTGAGATTAGCCGCAAATTTGATAAGTCCAATCGCATCAATATCAAACACCGCTGTTGCTTCGGGATAGTTTCCCATCTTCGGAGGATCGCCGGTGATCAACATGAGGTTACGCAGCCCCAACGCATTGGCGCCGATCAGATCCATCTGAATGCCGAGCAAGTTACGATCACGACAACAATAATGCGTAATCACTTCGATCCCGACTCTCTCTTTGATGAGCAGCGACATCGCCGTCGAACTCATTCGGGCCATGGCGCGCGGTCCATCTGAAATATTGATCGCATCCACTCCAATCTCTTTGAGGAGCATCGCTCCTTCGAGAGCTTTCGAAGGATCCGTGCTTACCGGTGGTTCGATTTCGACAGAAACCGAAAACTTTTTTCCAAGCAGCGCTCCGAAGGGACTTTTTTCTTCAACGGGAATGGGAGATGGAAATCGAACTTGATGCAGTTCATACGGCTTATCCTGTTCATCTTTGATCACCTTCGTTTTGCCCGTATCATCGACACGAATCGCTTTGATGAAATTTTTCATTTCATGAATGTGCGCAGCAGTAGTTCCGCAACAACCACCGATGAGCTTCACCCCTAACTGCGCAAAGCGTCGCGCATATTCTGCAACATATTGAGGAGTCGCCATGTAGAGAAGTCTCCCCTGTTCCATCTGGGGCAGACCTGCATTGGGCATGGCAGAGAGAGGCTTCTTCGTCACTTTCGTCATCCGTTTCAACGCTTCGAAAACCCCAATCGGACCGTCAGAACAGTTGACACCGATGACATCAGCTCCCCAGATGTCCATCTCCTCTGCAGCGACTTCTGGCTGAAGTCCTTCAAACTCACCCTCACCCCCATATTTGAGCGACAGATGGCAGACAATGGGAAGGGAGGTGACAGAGCGCGCAGCTTCATAAGCGATTTTGAGCTCATCAAGCCGCGTAAAGGTTTCGAGAAAAATGGCATCCACCCCACCATCAGCAAGCGCTCTTATCTGCTCTGCAAACGCATCGTGGATTTCTTTTGGATCCATGACCCCTGCATTTTTTTTGGTCCACGACACAGGTCCGACCGATCCGGCTACAAAAATATTTTCTCCTGCTACCGCACGAGCAAGCGTTGCACCTGCCATATTGATCTCGCGCACCTTTGTCTCTAATCCAAAACCAGAAAGGGCCAGACGATTGGCGGTAAACGTGTTGGTTTCAATGAGCTCAGCCCCTGCGGAGACATATTCGCGATGAATCTCTTTCACGATCTCAGGACTTGAAAGACAGAGTTCATCATAACAACGATTGATAAAAATACCGCGACGATAAAGCTCCGTCCCCATCGCTCCATCTGCGAGAATTCCTTTTTCTGTAAGTGTTGTGAGAAAGTCGCGTTTCATTTTTTTCTCTTGGATATTACCGTTCATGCTGAGCCTGTCGAAGCATAACTCACCCTTCGACAAGCTCAGGGTGAGCGCGGCTTATTCAAACTTCATTACTTTCTCAAATACGGATTCGTTTTTTTCTGCTCCCCAAGCGTTGCGGTCGGAGTTTCACCATAGTCATGGCCTGGATACACCACAAGCTGCTCTCGAAATAAGACCAACTTTGCAAGCGATGTCTTCATGGCTTTCGGATCGCTCCCCGGAAGATCGATACGACCACAACTATCGATAAAAAGGGTATCGCCGGTCACAAGAATATCGTCAACTTCAAAACACTGACACCCTGGAGAGTGACCTGGCGTGTGATGGCACAGAACTTCGCTCTTTCCCAAAACAATTTTACTCCCATCTCGCGTTGTCACCGTCTTCGCAGACGATGGGAGAGTTTTTGCTTCATGTTCATGGACATAGACAGGAGCAGAGATCTTGCGCAGCAGTGGTTCCAAGTCTTGGAGGTGATCAAAATGAGTGTGGGTCAGCAAAACTGCAATGATGCGAAGGCCTAAACGCTCCGCTTCTTTCAGAAGTTTTTCATGCTCCCACCCCGGATCGATGATCGCCCCTTCTTTGGTGTCATGATCCCAAAGAAGATATGCGAAGTTTTGCATGGGACCGACAACTATTTGTTTGATATGCATAGACATCGTTATTTCTTTAGTAAGCGCCGCGCGAGGGTAAAGTTTTCGCAGGGCATCTTTCAGCGATTTTAACAAGCGGGACAAAACCTAAAATCGCTGAAAGCTAAGCGAACGTCATGGGACGACCCATGACGGAGCGGCCCGAGAAAATTTACCCGAAGCAGGCGCTTCAGAACAATTCATAACGTCTTGACTTCACTTGTCAATCAAGAGATGTCATTCCTCATGTCAGACCGAGTCCCCATGACCCCTCGCGGCAAAAAAATGCTCGAGGAAAAGTTAAAGCATCTCAAAAGTGTCGAGCGCCCCAAAAATATTTTGGACATCGAAACCGCTCGCGCGCATGGCGATCTTTCAGAAAATGCTGAATACAGTGCAGCCAAAGAAAAACAGGGGCAAATCCACGCGATGATTCAGGATATTGAATATCATCTCGGAGCAGCTCATGTCATCGATCCCGCCACCATCGAATCAGATAAAATCGTTTTCGGCGCTACGGTCACCCTTCTCAATCTCGATACCGATGAAAAAGTGACCTATACGATCGTCGGTAAACATGAAGCCAAAATCGAAGAGGGAAGTGTTTCGATTGAATCCCCCATTGCCCGAGCTTTGATCGGAAAAACAGAAGGTGACGAAGCACGTGTCCAAACCCCCAAAGGGATCCGCGAATTTGAAATCATCGACGTGAAATACGGCGAATAAATTCTCTCACCAACGCCAATATTTTTTTGACGCTTTGATCATTTTTACCCACCTGCGATCGGCTCAATTACAAAAAAATATATGTATTTCAATGTGATACCAGCTTTAAAATGTTGGTACATTTATTGAAGAGTTCTCCTTGCAGATATGAAAAAAAACTTTTTAACATCTCTGGTTCTTTTGTTCTTTTTCACTGCCTGCGGTGCGGGGGTGGATGGGATTTCTACCTCTTCGACCATAGTTATCAAAAGTGTAACACTCAATAGTACAGTTCTTGTTCCCTCTTCAACGAGCGCCAACATTAGCAAATCAGTTGTAAAATCGGCTGTCCACAAAGCTTCAAGTCAAGTGGCTGGAAATGGACTCACGGGAACCTTCTACAATATGAAGGGAGAAACCTGTGGCACCTGTACTGTCAGTGATGGGGTTTGCAAAGTAGACGCTCCTCTCACCTGCGTCACTTCAGCCACCAGCGGTTCCGCAATTGCGAAACTCGTACTGGTGGTTAAAAACAGTTCGGGGAGTATTCGTATTGAAAAATATACAGAACTCTCCATCGATACCGATAATCTTGTCGAAAAGAGTTTTGGCACAGCTGATACTACATCCACGCTCGCCGCTCAGGCTTTTTGGAAAAAAATTGGTTGTAAACCAGGAGAAGATTGTTTCAGCAAAATCGAAACCGCGAACATCGACGTTCTCTGTTATGTCAAAGCTCAAGAAAAACTCTGGGGAGAATCTTCACTGGATGGCACAGGCCTCAAAGATGATAGCGCTCTTATAAAAGAACTCATTTTTAGCGCCATGACCTCAGGCCTTTCTGCTGCTGATTATGGATATGAAGACTGGTTATCGGTCCTGCTAAGCGACACGGCTCCACCCATAAGTGTGGTTGAGGCAATGGCAAATGCTGCAAAAGATGTGACCGGAAAAGATGCAGACTATTTCATGAACGGATATGACGACGCTGTCGCAGCATTTGACGCTTTGGACATTGTGCTTCACGATGAACTTGCTTCTGGAGAGGGGCTCAGCTCTCTCTCATCTTTAAGCAAGGCAAGTAGCGCCGCAACCGGTAGCGCTTGCGATAGCATCAAATCCGACTCCGCTCAAGGAACCGCCTTTAGCGATGTTTTTATCGGAAGCCTTCTCGCTGCTGAAAGTGCGGGACAAGTTGAAACCTTTTCGGCTGATGGATTTAAAGTTTTCCTCGGCGTTCTGGATCACGCCAGCGGGGCAGGAACGCTCATCGATATGGTTCCTGGCGCTCTCACGGGCCTTATGATTGGCATGACCGGTAAGTACGAAAGTTTCTTTGATCCCTCCGGATTTATCAATCCAGATGAAATTTTTGCTTTTCATGGACTCGTTGATCGCGCCAAAGACGAAGAGTTTGATACTATGGAAGACTTTTTCGATTGGGGTTTGAGCATGGGAAGTACCATAGCAAGCAATGAAGAAGGTCTTGATCTTTTCATTTCGGATGACGGCTCTATAGATTCCGATGTCATGGAATATTATGCTGGATATTTTGGCCATGTTATCGATTCTGACCTCTTTAATGAAAACAATCTCAATTCAGAACTTTTTGAAAATCTCAACACTGATTGGGTCGATCTCGGTGTCCACAAAAATGACTTCGAAGAATGTATAGGTGGAGGTTCAAACTATCTGACCTGTGTCAGCTATCTCGGTGGACTTGAAGACGGAGAACCGGAAGAAGAAGAAGAAGAAGAAATTGGTGACAATAATGACCCTGAACCAGAGCCGCAACCTGAAGAAGATGATGACGATCCTTTCTT
The Deltaproteobacteria bacterium RIFCSPHIGHO2_02_FULL_44_16 DNA segment above includes these coding regions:
- a CDS encoding bifunctional homocysteine S-methyltransferase/methylenetetrahydrofolate reductase; the protein is MKRDFLTTLTEKGILADGAMGTELYRRGIFINRCYDELCLSSPEIVKEIHREYVSAGAELIETNTFTANRLALSGFGLETKVREINMAGATLARAVAGENIFVAGSVGPVSWTKKNAGVMDPKEIHDAFAEQIRALADGGVDAIFLETFTRLDELKIAYEAARSVTSLPIVCHLSLKYGGEGEFEGLQPEVAAEEMDIWGADVIGVNCSDGPIGVFEALKRMTKVTKKPLSAMPNAGLPQMEQGRLLYMATPQYVAEYARRFAQLGVKLIGGCCGTTAAHIHEMKNFIKAIRVDDTGKTKVIKDEQDKPYELHQVRFPSPIPVEEKSPFGALLGKKFSVSVEIEPPVSTDPSKALEGAMLLKEIGVDAINISDGPRAMARMSSTAMSLLIKERVGIEVITHYCCRDRNLLGIQMDLIGANALGLRNLMLITGDPPKMGNYPEATAVFDIDAIGLIKFAANLNRGLDFAGRPIKGSTKFLLGCGVNPGAVDIDLEVDRFARKVAAGAEFVFSQPVYEVERVEEFFKRIHSIPKIPIFVGILPLTSLRSAEFLHNEVPGMQIPKKVMSRMESAKTTETQRQVGMSVASEMLEAIHAMKEVTGGAYIFPPFRSYAAIGDLLNVIR
- a CDS encoding transcription elongation factor GreA, coding for MSFLMSDRVPMTPRGKKMLEEKLKHLKSVERPKNILDIETARAHGDLSENAEYSAAKEKQGQIHAMIQDIEYHLGAAHVIDPATIESDKIVFGATVTLLNLDTDEKVTYTIVGKHEAKIEEGSVSIESPIARALIGKTEGDEARVQTPKGIREFEIIDVKYGE